One Malassezia vespertilionis chromosome 6, complete sequence genomic window, TGATGCCGAGCTTGAGAAAGCCGGAGAAAAAGACGCGTGGTTTGCCATGCCAcacgaagcgcgcaagtcgaAACAAGATGCGCTGTTGTCCGCGGTGGTgcgcgagcacggcgaTATTGCGCTGCCTACGGTTGACTTGCACGAACTTACGCCTCCAAATGTCCAGTGGATTGAAGAAGACGGGGGGTATCAGCTGTTTGGGCAGCGGTGGCCGATTCCCGACGTCGCACCATCActggagcagctcggcatACCGCGCATGTTTCCCCAGCCGCTGCAGGACCGGAACGAGGCGCTACAAAAACTATTGCGCACGCTACTGCATACCTACTTTATGCTCACTTCTGATTTGCTGCGTCCGATCCAGCCGTACGATGTGTGGGTGCCGCAGGCGACCACGGAGGCAAGTGGCGCGCCGTCAACTGCAGCGACTACAGATGAAACACCGCTAGCCAATGCTACAGCGAGCGAGGCAAACGGGAATGGTGCGTTCGGAGTCTGGACGACGTCTACGCGCATCAAGGACCGCCTGAAGCACATGGAAATGTCTGTGATCAATTTCCAATTTATCCTGAACCAACTGCGCCCCATTCAAaacagcgcgacgctcgagcatgtACTCGACGAGCAAatcgagcggcggcgcagacaGACAAGACtattgcgcgccaagagcGCGTCGATCAGGGAGGCGATGCACCATATATCCTTGTAGTATACCCTATCCTCTACTCTTGCTCCTCCAGCACTTCCTGCAGCACAGGCCGTTTGGTCTGTGTGATGCGTGCTACTTTAACATGGCGCTGTTTGCTCGGCGAGATGCGCGTCGGGTTTGGCACACTGGACGCGGGAATGCTGAATATTGCGGCACATTCCTGCAGCATGGCCAGGAGACGCGGCATGGGCTTTTCTCGGTCCTCGACGCGCCCTTGCAATGTAGTGCGACTGCCGACCATGATGAGCTTGCTTTTGGGTCTGGTAAGCAGCACGTTTAGGCGCCGCatatcgcgcagcagctctCCGGCTGCATGCATGTCATTCGAGCGGACAAACGAGACCAAGACGACGCGCCAGTCCCTTCCTTGAGACTGGTCTACCGTCAGGACTTCTGCGCCGTAACATTTagcgcgcagcaaacgcATCTGCTGTCGGTAGGGCGTCAAGACGCCGATATGCtctgcgcgtgcgccgcatgtaAGCAATGCGTTGCACAAGTCGCCGAGCACGCGTGCCTCTTCCACATTTTCTACCTGCGCCTCCGTGCGCGATTCTCTCGCTGGGATTTTGTCCGTATCCAAGAATGCGACGCGTACGTCGGGGGCTAAAATCGGCTGCAGCCAGGCAGGCTGGACGCACACCTTGTCCTTTGCAAACATCAACGTCGATTGCGCCACGGCCTCGTTCCCAGCGCGCAGTCGCCCGTTGTATACCAACGCGTTGCTAAAATGCATAATGTGCGTATTCATACGATACTGCTCGTGCAGTTCCGCAATGCTGGACGGATGTGCGATGCAAAGGCGCTGGAAGAGGCTAGTTTGCATTCCGCCTTGGGCAGCCACCGTGTCTTTgaccagcggcgcaagctgcaagTGGTCGCCAATCATGACAAACCGCTCGGCAAAACGCAGCGGACCAAGGCATGTCGGGACTGTAATTTGGCTTGCCTCATCCACAATGCATACGTCGAATGTCTGCCGCGCAAAGATGGGGTCGTTGATGGCGAGCGCCGTCGCGGCCACAACGCTGGCCTGCTGGATCGTGATTTCATATGCTTCTGGGCGTGGATCAAGGCCTCGGCGTTCGGCAAAGCTGAATTGCTGGACGCGAGGATGGATGCGATGCGTCGGACCTATGCGCAAAATATCCACATTTTCTTCGACAAGCTTGGTCAAAATGGTGTCGACGGCAGAGTGCGTATAGCTGCACAGGAAAACGCGCTGTCCTGCAGCAGCCAAAATCTTGATCAAGGCTGCAATGGTGGTTGATTTTCCGGTGCCTGGCATCCCAAGGATCAATGCATAGTCTCttgcaagcagcgccttgcgaATGGCGGCTTTTTGGTCGCGATTCAAGTGCGTCGTGTGGCGCTCGACCAGCGCCTCCacaagcacgtcgagcgATACTTTCGCTTGGGGGGCGTCAAGGTGCACTACACGTCGCcgcagccgctgcacaTTCAGCGGCATGTTAGGATAAAAGAGACAGGCGATGTTGTACCGCGGCGTCCCCATCATCGACATGAGATGATCCTGGTCTACGCGGTAAGAAAAAGCACTCGTGTCGTAAAGCTCTTTTGCATGCTGCAAAGCTTCCTTCCAGTTGTTTTCCATGCGCAATTCGATCGAGTGTGCATTTACCATGGCGACTCGGCCGCGTCCCACAAACGACGCATGCGGAGTGTCGGTAGAAAGGAGCACTACATCATCAGTAGCAAACGTAGATGAAGGGCTGCGGTCCGTTTCATGCCTGCAGAGTACAAAATGGCACCGCTCCGAGTCGTCGAGTGTGAGCTGCAAGCCTCGGATACAGCGGCCAAGACGCTCTCGGGCAGCGGCCGTCATTGTCCACAGCTCTTTTTGGTACCGTGAAAGCCCCTTTTCCTCGTGAGCTAAAAGCGCATCCCAGTCGCGAAAGAATGCCTTGTCGACATTGTCGAGCTCTTGCGTTTGTTCTTTGTACAAGGATGCGATCGGTGAGTTTGTATCCACAACATTTTCTACCGCCGTACGATAAAGCATACATGCATCGCGAGAGTAACAATGCCCACAGCGATacgcatcgtcgagcgTGGGCGGAAGCGTTGGATCGTGCAGCGGAGCAAACTCAGAGTCAAATTCGTCGTCGCTCTGCGATTCTTCACCAATGTGTACGGAAGGAAGCCGCATACGGTAGCTTGCCATTTCGTTGCGCATCAGAatcaagctgcgcaactCGCGGAAAGCGGGATGAACGCGGCGTAGCGTGCACGACTGGGCGTAGAAAAGCAGCCCTGAGGGCACAGGTGCGCCGTAGCGGTCGGCAACAAGGAGGGTATACAAGCTTGTCTGGGCAATATGTTCAACGTTAGCCATAGTACGACCTGTCTTGATCTCAATGGGCATAACGCACAGAGAGGGGTTTGGGGAATCGTGTTCCCATAAAAGAACCTGTGCACACGCATCGATGCGCCCTTTTAATCCAAACATGGGGGACACGACGTCGTCTTCTGCTCCCAGTACACGCACAATACGTACACGCACAGGCGCTTGTACGTTTGGGTCATCCACACAGGCTGCTTGCTTGGTATCGAAAGAGCGGCTCGCCATGTACGTCTTGCCGAAAGAGACGAGCGAGGGAATAGTCGCATGCAATGCTTCGCGCACTTGGACGATTTCTTTGCCGACAATGGAAAGCAGTGGGTAGTTGGCCAGTAGCTCTTTTTCCATGGTGTCTTGGATGAATGCTTCTGAAAAGTCGCCCAGCTTGGTCCAGGATGGGTTACAGGTAGTGCGTAAGAGACATGCTTGCAGGACGCCATGGACAATATTACCAAATATGGCGGGATACGATGTATCTGTAGGCGACTTGATGCGTTCTTGAACTAAGGGACGTCGTAAACACGAGGCAGCATTCGCGAGCCGAGACGAGGAAATGGTAATGTCTGGATGCAAGACCAGCAAATTTTCGTTTTCGCTCATCTTCGTGGCGCCAAACGATGCCAAAACCATGGTGGGATACTGGAtttcctgcgcaagcatcgtCTTAAAAACCCCATCGTCCAAGTCGTCCCACAACGCATCTTCTTCTGTTTTCTCTTCCGCGGACGCTGGTTttgcggtgcttggcggcTCGTATGGGAGCAACTTccatgtgccgcacagATGGATGGTATCTCCTTGTATCACATGTGTTTGCAGCCATTCGTCGCGTAAGAGTGCGACACTTTTTACAGGCTCCGACGCAAGCTGCGACTGGAAATAAAGCGAGGAGCTAGCCATTGCCGGCGCAGTCTTTTCCATGAATGCGCCATACGCAACATCCAGTTCAAGTACAGTCTCCTCGCCACGCACTACGCGGTTGCCTTCAGTTATCGCATAGGGGCGTTGGTATACACGTGTCACGGTTGCGCGAGAGAAATGGCGGGATTGGACGTTTCTGCAAAGTCGCGCATCGGGTGTCTGTTGTTAGAAGCAAAAGGATGCGCACCTGCTTACTGACATGCTCAGTGGAAGAGCCGCGTGCTGCATCTAGCTTAGGCAGCGCCACTGGCACAGCAGCCTTTTGAGGCATCCATTGCGATGCAGCCGCAGGAACACACTCGGCAACATTGGTCCTGTCTTGCAGCGGGACGCACTgtttctgcggcgctccttTAGTCAAAGAAGAGAGAAGATCATCTAGAAATACGTCCTCGTCTCTCGTTGACTGAGCAGGCACACTCGACATCGCTTGCCATCGACGCGTCGTGTTGCTCTGTGGCAACGAGCGCGCAACTGGGCGCTGCTGACTAATCTCATGGCGTGCTACACGATGTAGTTAATTAATGCATGTACATGGTCATTACAGTACCTAAAAGACGAATCCGAATATCTTTTTCGCAAGAGGACGAGCACGCGCTTCAGCACGTTCTTGCTCCAACAGTTCCTCATCCACTTCTTCGCGTCGGCCGGTGTGGATGTCCATGTTTtcggtgcgcgcaaacgGACTGCGGTAGATGATCTTATG contains:
- a CDS encoding uncharacterized protein (COG:K; EggNog:ENOG503P5AV; BUSCO:EOG0926587S) is translated as MPDEDGAAESVGTTSVFPPPPIVWHAFTEANVLWSRIFDAELEKAGEKDAWFAMPHEARKSKQDALLSAVVREHGDIALPTVDLHELTPPNVQWIEEDGGYQLFGQRWPIPDVAPSLEQLGIPRMFPQPLQDRNEALQKLLRTLLHTYFMLTSDLLRPIQPYDVWVPQATTEASGAPSTAATTDETPLANATASEANGNGAFGVWTTSTRIKDRLKHMEMSVINFQFILNQLRPIQNSATLEHVLDEQIERRRRQTRLLRAKSASIREAMHHISL
- the dna2 gene encoding DNA helicase (COG:L; EggNog:ENOG503NVHU), with the protein product MSSVPAQSTRDEDVFLDDLLSSLTKGAPQKQCVPLQDRTNVAECVPAAASQWMPQKAAVPVALPKLDAARGSSTEHVSKQTPDARLCRNVQSRHFSRATVTRVYQRPYAITEGNRVVRGEETVLELDVAYGAFMEKTAPAMASSSLYFQSQLASEPVKSVALLRDEWLQTHVIQGDTIHLCGTWKLLPYEPPSTAKPASAEEKTEEDALWDDLDDGVFKTMLAQEIQYPTMVLASFGATKMSENENLLVLHPDITISSSRLANAASCLRRPLVQERIKSPTDTSYPAIFGNIVHGVLQACLLRTTCNPSWTKLGDFSEAFIQDTMEKELLANYPLLSIVGKEIVQVREALHATIPSLVSFGKTYMASRSFDTKQAACVDDPNVQAPVRVRIVRVLGAEDDVVSPMFGLKGRIDACAQVLLWEHDSPNPSLCVMPIEIKTGRTMANVEHIAQTSLYTLLVADRYGAPVPSGLLFYAQSCTLRRVHPAFRELRSLILMRNEMASYRMRLPSVHIGEESQSDDEFDSEFAPLHDPTLPPTLDDAYRCGHCYSRDACMLYRTAVENVVDTNSPIASLYKEQTQELDNVDKAFFRDWDALLAHEEKGLSRYQKELWTMTAAARERLGRCIRGLQLTLDDSERCHFVLCRHETDRSPSSTFATDDVVLLSTDTPHASFVGRGRVAMVNAHSIELRMENNWKEALQHAKELYDTSAFSYRVDQDHLMSMMGTPRYNIACLFYPNMPLNVQRLRRRVVHLDAPQAKVSLDVLVEALVERHTTHLNRDQKAAIRKALLARDYALILGMPGTGKSTTIAALIKILAAAGQRVFLCSYTHSAVDTILTKLVEENVDILRIGPTHRIHPRVQQFSFAERRGLDPRPEAYEITIQQASVVAATALAINDPIFARQTFDVCIVDEASQITVPTCLGPLRFAERFVMIGDHLQLAPLVKDTVAAQGGMQTSLFQRLCIAHPSSIAELHEQYRMNTHIMHFSNALVYNGRLRAGNEAVAQSTLMFAKDKVCVQPAWLQPILAPDVRVAFLDTDKIPARESRTEAQVENVEEARVLGDLCNALLTCGARAEHIGVLTPYRQQMRLLRAKCYGAEVLTVDQSQGRDWRVVLVSFVRSNDMHAAGELLRDMRRLNVLLTRPKSKLIMVGSRTTLQGRVEDREKPMPRLLAMLQECAAIFSIPASSVPNPTRISPSKQRHVKVARITQTKRPVLQEVLEEQE